One window of the Streptomyces asoensis genome contains the following:
- a CDS encoding ATP-binding protein has protein sequence MAKDSPLKAVGWARSLPVSSGVKVAREWTRQHVATLGWSQTAPDLVDSILLAVSELVTNAHVHAGSAAQLILTWDEECLHVTVHDSSPHLPEPRDPGNSAPGGRGLLLVDAVADKWEAYRCPRGKSVTACFQAPTSAAPGAIGSG, from the coding sequence ATGGCGAAGGACTCACCGTTGAAAGCTGTCGGATGGGCGCGCTCGTTGCCGGTGAGCAGCGGGGTGAAAGTCGCCAGGGAGTGGACGCGTCAGCATGTGGCCACGCTCGGCTGGTCGCAGACGGCACCGGATCTGGTGGATTCGATTCTGCTGGCGGTGTCCGAGCTGGTCACCAACGCCCACGTGCACGCCGGTAGTGCGGCACAGCTGATCCTCACCTGGGACGAGGAGTGCTTGCACGTCACCGTGCATGACTCCTCGCCTCACCTGCCCGAGCCGCGCGACCCGGGCAACAGCGCCCCAGGAGGGCGCGGTCTGCTGCTGGTCGATGCCGTCGCCGACAAGTGGGAGGCCTATCGCTGCCCCCGCGGCAAGAGCGTCACCGCCTGCTTTCAGGCACCCACGTCCGCCGCGCCCGGAGCGATCGGCTCAGGATGA
- a CDS encoding glycoside hydrolase family 3 protein: protein MEQAVTHPYQDPRRSITERVADLLARMTVQEKAGLLFHHVIGIGDRPAPAGRTAEQMMSESLMSHFNLLGAGSPRQMADLHNHVQQLAADTRLGIPVTLSTDPRHAFTDNPGTAMLAGPFSQWPESLGLAAVGDAELVRRYADTVRREYLAVGLRVALHPQIDLATEPRWARGSGTFGEDADLTSRLVAAYIEGLSGPGDGLGADSVAAMVKHFPGGGPQKDGEDPHFPYGKEQIYPGGFFDYHLKPFKAAIAAGATQVMPYYGMPVGTEHEEVGFGFNRGIITGLLREKLGFDGIVCTDWGLVTDQLVMGEPHLARAWGVEDLSPAERLLKILHAGADQVGGESCPELIVDLVRAGRLEESRLDVSVVRLLGEKFRLGLFDDRRYVDPDAAEETVGHADFHAAGKVAQRRSATLLKSGPLPLSGRPRLYVEGVDPTTAAEYADIVDDPADADFAVLRLTTPYEPRPGLFESFFHAGRLDFPEERLKEILRLLDAVPTVVAIHLERPAVIPEIADRSAALLAVYGTGDRALLDLLFGRAVPEGSLPFQLPRSMTEVEAGHPDVPQESTDPLYPFGHGLRYAADA, encoded by the coding sequence ATGGAGCAAGCAGTGACCCACCCGTACCAGGACCCCCGGCGCAGCATCACCGAGCGCGTGGCCGACCTGTTGGCGCGCATGACCGTCCAGGAGAAGGCCGGACTGCTCTTCCACCACGTCATCGGCATCGGCGACCGGCCCGCACCCGCCGGGCGCACCGCCGAGCAGATGATGTCCGAGAGCCTGATGTCCCACTTCAACCTGCTCGGAGCCGGCAGTCCGCGCCAGATGGCCGACCTGCACAACCATGTCCAGCAGTTGGCCGCCGACACCCGCCTCGGCATTCCGGTCACCCTCTCCACCGACCCCCGCCACGCCTTCACCGACAACCCGGGCACCGCGATGCTGGCCGGCCCGTTCTCCCAGTGGCCGGAGTCGCTGGGCCTCGCCGCTGTCGGCGACGCCGAACTCGTACGGCGGTACGCGGACACCGTGCGCCGCGAGTACCTGGCCGTCGGCCTGCGTGTCGCCCTGCACCCGCAGATCGACCTGGCGACCGAGCCCCGCTGGGCGCGCGGCTCGGGCACGTTCGGCGAGGACGCCGATCTGACGTCGCGACTCGTCGCCGCCTACATCGAGGGACTGAGCGGACCGGGCGACGGCCTCGGCGCCGACAGTGTCGCCGCGATGGTCAAGCACTTCCCCGGAGGCGGGCCGCAGAAGGACGGCGAGGATCCGCACTTCCCCTACGGCAAGGAGCAGATCTACCCCGGCGGCTTCTTCGACTACCACCTCAAGCCCTTCAAGGCCGCCATCGCCGCGGGCGCCACCCAGGTCATGCCGTACTACGGCATGCCCGTCGGCACCGAGCACGAGGAGGTCGGCTTCGGCTTCAACCGCGGCATCATCACCGGGCTGCTGCGCGAGAAGCTGGGCTTCGACGGCATCGTCTGCACCGACTGGGGTCTTGTCACCGACCAGCTGGTCATGGGCGAACCGCACCTGGCGCGGGCCTGGGGTGTGGAGGACCTCTCCCCCGCCGAGCGGCTGCTGAAGATCCTGCACGCGGGCGCCGACCAGGTCGGCGGCGAGTCCTGCCCCGAACTGATCGTTGACCTGGTGCGCGCGGGCCGGCTCGAGGAGTCGCGGCTCGACGTCTCCGTGGTCCGGCTGCTCGGCGAGAAGTTCCGCCTGGGCCTGTTCGACGACCGGCGCTACGTCGATCCCGACGCCGCCGAGGAGACCGTCGGCCACGCCGACTTCCACGCCGCCGGCAAGGTCGCCCAGCGCCGCTCGGCCACCCTGCTCAAGAGCGGCCCGCTGCCCCTGTCCGGCAGGCCCCGTCTCTACGTCGAGGGCGTCGATCCGACGACGGCCGCCGAGTACGCCGACATAGTCGACGACCCTGCCGACGCCGACTTCGCGGTGCTGCGCCTGACCACGCCGTACGAACCCCGGCCCGGACTGTTCGAGTCCTTCTTCCACGCCGGCCGTCTCGACTTCCCCGAGGAACGCCTCAAGGAGATCCTCCGCCTGCTCGACGCCGTACCCACCGTCGTGGCGATCCATCTGGAACGCCCGGCCGTCATCCCCGAGATCGCCGACCGCTCGGCGGCGCTCCTCGCCGTCTACGGCACCGGCGACCGCGCCCTGCTCGACCTCCTGTTCGGCCGGGCCGTACCGGAGGGCTCGCTGCCCTTCCAACTCCCGCGCTCCATGACCGAGGTCGAGGCCGGACACCCCGACGTGCCCCAGGAGAGCACCGACCCGCTCTACCCCTTCGGCCACGGCCTGCGCTACGCGGCCGACGCATGA